From one Drosophila subpulchrella strain 33 F10 #4 breed RU33 chromosome 3L, RU_Dsub_v1.1 Primary Assembly, whole genome shotgun sequence genomic stretch:
- the LOC119553033 gene encoding U3 small nucleolar RNA-associated protein 14 homolog A produces MSDDEEHYEPRAHKKLLQAIGSLGKVQHIQKSTRDERQSRQDEFQLVKSVSSAESERAPRAVGLNDLVDILRTSSKHSQTGKKLKNVQGSKKVLKKPLEKPAADRIKRTIGYEGVTKKLGRWDAVVAQQRSAETQIFPLPSETIYVNTSASARPLNTRIKSNLARELEASNRKLRELRKAQIGDTTDEKELAKQERLLHQKKLTRDELFARRKELAYLKMRESQKSAKARMQNKIKSKKFHKLQKRQKMLEQMKEFELLQKTNPEAALEKLNALEKSRVQERASLRHKNTGTWAKNLQVRAKYDKDVRKDLAEQLAVSRELTQKKQESDSEDETSRKRAAPEEEDNDYDPFNPWTKRKTAEEAENGKGENEDSNWRQYWTKRNRNEKLLEEHRREMEEEVQHDEDQVVEEDETPEPSSKAKPAKKSVKKSKVKIENGWEVEEVERTEPKKLKGKSNTKSIDDIFEEHEDQVRAKVSKKMETLKERVNKLKAAPVKGKKAKKKDALQNLKSLALKKANQQVEIDEPLNYEENVDLQKNIPDQSEDIPETKATPAVDTIDPNKVTTLVVTQKKTISGGINDALIDDEEAEYDEEDAATERQLTISQAFEDDDIIADFNRDKTKDSELKNTELQLALPGWGSWAGAGISQAVMERRNKRLLLKLAAPEKRRDENKDNLYLNESASKAAREHMVSSLPFPFRSLADYEASIRAPIGRNFVPETAFRMLTRPSVITRKGQVIEPMTESELVKPDRRLRHIVDRRIKRIPKVPPKAKIA; encoded by the exons ATGAGTGACGACGAGGAGCACTACGAACCGAGGGCGCACAAGAAGCTGCTGCAGGCCATTGGCAGTCTGGGCAAGGTGCAGCACATCCAGAAGTCCACCCGCGATGAGCGCCAGTCGCGTCAGGATGAGTTCCAGCTGGTCAAGAGCGTGTCGTCGGCGGAATCGGAGCGTGCACCTAGGGCGGTGGGCCTGAATGACCTGGTGGATATCCTGCGCACCTCTTCCAAGCACAGCCAGACGGGAAAAAAGCTTAAGAACGTCCAGGGCAGCAAGAAGGTGTTGAAGAAGCCTCTGGAGAAACCGGCAGCGGATCGCATCAAGCGGACCATTGGCTATGAGGGGGTGACCAAGAAGCTGGGTCGTTGGGACGCAGTGGTAGCCCAACAGCGGTCGGCAGAGACGCAG ATCTTTCCCTTGCCCTCTGAGACGATTTACGTGAACACCTCGGCGAGTGCCCGTCCCCTAAACACACGGATTAAGTCCAATCTAGCCAGGGAACTCGAGGCCAGCAACCGTAAACTACGTGAGCTGCGCAAGGCGCAAATTGGCGACACCACGGATGAGAAGGAGCTGGCCAAACAGGAGCGCCTTCTCCACCAAAAGAAGCTCACCCGCGATGAGCTCTTCGCCCGTCGCAAGGAGTTGGCCTACTTGAAGATGCGCGAGTCCCAGAAATCAGCTAAAGCGCGCATGCAAAACAAAATCAAGTCCAAAAAGTTCCACAAGCTGCAGAAGCGCCAAAAGATGTTAGAGCAGATGAAGGAGTTTGAGCTGCTGCAGAAAACCAACCCGGAGGCGGCGCTGGAGAAGCTCAACGCTTTGGAGAAAAGCCGAGTGCAGGAGCGCGCCAGCCTGCGACACAAGAACACAGGCACTTGGGCTAAGAATCTGCAAGTTCGTGCCAAATACGACAAGGATGTGAGAAAGGACCTGGCCGAGCAATTGGCTGTTAGCAGGGAGCTGACCCAGAAAAAGCAGGAGTCCGACAGCGAGGATGAAACAAGCAGGAAAAGAGCGGCTCCTGAGGAGGAAGATAATGACTACGATCCTTTCAATCCTTGGACAAAACGAAAAACAGCGGAGGAAGCTGAAAACGGCAAAGGCGAAAATGAGGATTCCAATTGGCGACAATATTGGACGAAGCGGAACAGAAACGAAAAGCTTTTAGAGGAGCATCGCAGGGAAATGGAAGAGGAAGTGCAGCATGATGAAGACCAGGTGGTGGAGGAGGATGAAACTCCAGAGCCATCAAGCAAAGCGAAACCTGCCAAGAAAAGCGTTAAAAAATCCAAAGTTAAAATAGAGAATGGCTGGGAAGTAGAAGAAGTTGAGCGAACTGAACCTAAAAAACTCAAAGGAAAATCGAACACCAAGTCCATTGATGATATTTTTGAGGAGCACGAGGACCAAGTGAGAGCCAAGGTTAGCAAGAAGATGGAAACATTGAAGGAACGCGTAAACAAACTCAAAGCAGCCCCCGTCAAAGGGAAGAAGGCGAAAAAGAAGGACGCTCTGCAGAACCTTAAAAGTCTGGCCCTAAAAAAAGCAAATCAGCAGGTGGAGATTGACGAGCCCCTAAATTATGAGGAGAATGTGGATCTGCAGAAGAACATCCCAGACCAATCGGAGGATATTCCAGAAACCAAGGCGACGCCTGCTGTGGATACTATAGATCCAAACAAGGTGACAACTCTGGTGGTTACCCAAAAGAAGACCATCTCGGGTGGCATCAATGATGCTCTGATAGACGATGAGGaggcagaatacgatgaaGAAGACGCGGCAACTGAACGCCAGTTGACCATTAGTCAGGCCTTCGAGGACGACGATATAATTGCTGATTTCAACCGGGACAAGACCAAGGATTCTGAGCTGAAGAACACGGAGCTTCAGCTGGCCCTGCCTGGATGGGGTTCCTGGGCTGGTGCCGGCATTTCCCAGGCTGTGATGGAGCGGCGTAACAAGCGACTCCTTCTGAAGCTAGCTGCTCCGGAGAAGCGACGGGACGAGAACAAGGATAACCTATACCTTAACGAGTCGGCCAGCAAAGCAGCGCGCGAGCACATGGTCTCCAGCCTCCCGTTCCCCTTTCGATCCCTCGCCGACTACGAGGCCAGCATCCGGGCTCCAATTGGGCGGAACTTCGTGCCGGAGACGGCCTTCCGGATGCTGACCCGCCCGTCGGTCATCACGCGCAAGGGCCAGGTCATCGAGCCCATGACGGAGAGCGAGCTGGTCAAGCCAGACAGGCGTCTGCGTCACATTGTGGACAGGAGAATAAAACGCATACCGAAGGTTCCCCCCAAGGCGAAAATAGCTTAA
- the LOC119553711 gene encoding general transcription factor IIH subunit 4: MADTKSGSGRYSAAGGSGTSGLSPLVQGPANLECKDFQEYLRTRQTPESLEKLYNYPPICLAVFRELPEIARQFIIRILFVDQPVPQAVVTSWGAQRCAKEQTEATSCLTALNVWRVTAIPGGLSAWELSPTFKKSVRQVLLGGGKPWPMTNTLEKDSKPRDIAFLDTYAMSRWRCVLHYMVGTGNRNGTDAEAISPDAVRILLHANLMKRDERDGITITRQGFQFLLLDTRAQVWHFMLQYLDTCEERGICLPECLSMLFQLSFSTLGRDYSSEGMNNQMLTFLQHLREFGLVFQRKRKEGRFYPTRLALNVTSKEAAATASVAMDEEVTQDCGYIVVETNYRVYAYTDSPLQVAVLGLFTELLYRFPNLVVGVLTRDSVRQALRGGITAEQIVSYLEQYAHPNMRLVESAIQSKSCLPPTVVDQIKLWELERNRFTYTEGVVYNQFLSQVDFVTLRDYAQSIHMLVWQNERTRTMVVQKNGHDDVKRYWKKYSKSGV, translated from the exons ATGGCCGACACGAAATCCGGGTCCGGACGGTACTCGGCAGCCGGTGGAAGTGGCACCAGTGGCCTGTCGCCCCTGGTGCAGGGTCCTGCGAACCTGGAGTGCAAGGACTTCCAAGAGTACCTGCGCACTCGCCAAACGCCGGAGTCGCTGGAGAAGCTCTACAACTATCCACCCATTTGCTTGGCTGTGTTCCGGGAGCTGCCCGAAATAGCCAGGCAGTTCATCATAAGGATTCTGTTCGTGGATCAACCGGTACCACAAGCGGTGGTCACCTCATGGGGGGCCCAACGTTGTGCCAA GGAGCAAACGGAGGCCACCAGCTGCCTGACTGCGTTGAATGTCTGGCGTGTTACTGCCATTCCTGGTGGCCTGTCTGCCTGGGAACTTTCGCCCACCTTTAAGAAGAGCGTGCGCCAGGTGCTGCTGGGCGGCGGAAAGCCTTGGCCCATGACCAACACCCTGGAGAAGGACTCAAAGCCCAGGGACATCGCCTTCCTCGACACATACGCCATGTCACGATGGCGTTGCGTGCTGCACTACATGGTTGGCACTGGAAATCGCAATGGCACCGATGCGGAGGCCATAAGTCCGGATGCCGTGAGGATTCTGCTCCACGCCAATCTCATGAAACGAGATGAGCGCGATGGCATCACAATAACCCGACAGGGCTTCCAGTTCCTACTGCTAGACACGCGAGCTCAGGTGTGGCACTTTATGCTCCAGTACCTAGACACGTGCGAGGAGCGAGGGATTTGCCTGCCGGAATGCCTGTCTATGCTGTTTCAGCTCAGCTTTTCCACGCTGGGCAGGGACTACAGTTCGGAGGGGATGAATAACCAAATGCTCACCTTCCTGCAGCATCTGCGGGAGTTCGGATTGGTCTTCCAGCGAAAGCGCAAGGAGGGGCGCTTCTATCCCACCCGTTTGGCTCTGAATGTGACCAGCAAAGAGGCTGCGGCGACCGCCTCTGTGGCAATGGATGAGGAGGTGACCCAGGATTGTGGCTATATCGTGGTGGAGACGAACTACCGCGTGTATGCCTACACCGACTCGCCGCTCCAGGTGGCCGTGCTGGGTCTGTTTACAGAGCTGCTCTACCGCTTTCCCAATCTCGTTGTGGGCGTGCTCACCCGGGATTCAGTGCGCCAGGCGCTGCGGGGCGGAATTACGGCGGAGCAGATTGTCTCATATCTGGAACAGTATGCGCATCCCAACATGCGTTTGGTGGAGTCTGCCATTCAGTCGAAATCCTGCCTGCCACCGACGGTCGTCGATCAAATTAAACTCTGGGAACTGGAGCGAAATCGCTTCACCTACACGGAGGGCGTGGTGTACAATCAGTTCCTCTCCCAAGTTGATTTCGTAACGCTGAGGGACTACGCTCAGTCGATCCACATGCTGGTGTGGCAAAATGAACGAACTCGCACCATGGTGGTCCAGAAGAATGGTCACGATGATGTCAAGCGTTACTGGAAGAAGTACTCTAAGAGTGGTGTTTAA